Part of the bacterium genome is shown below.
GACACCGTCGAGATCACGAGTGCGCAGGCGGATGTTCGCTCGCCCTTCGCCGGCGGCTCGACGCGCTACCCGACCCTCGACGGCGCGACGACCCGCGCCACGCCGGTCCGGACGGCGAGTCTCGATCTCGCGGCGGTGCCCGAGTTCGCGGGGGACTCGCCGGACCAGGTCTACACGCTCACCATCCGCCTGACGAACGACCTGAACGACTTCCGCAGCCCGCGGGCCTACGTCGACGACATCCGGTTCACGGATCCGGCGACGCCTTTCACGGCCTCGTTCTCGGCCCCGGCGACGATCGTGGCCGGGCAGGCCGTGGACTTCCTGGACGAGACCTGCCTGGGCGTCGGTGGCTGCGTCGATCCGACGAGCTTCCGCTGGGACTTCGGAACCCACCTCTCCCCGGCGATGCTCACGTCGAGCGGGTCGGCGGAACAGAACCCGTCCTACACCTTCGTCGAGGCGGGCGACTACGACGTGCGCCTGCTCGCCCGGAACGCCGATCAGGAGTCGCTCGCGACGATGAGTGTCACCGTCCTCGAGGCCGCAGTCGCGATCCCGGTGGTCGATTCGATCGGCTACACGGGCGCGGGCGGCGTGACGGCGCCGGCGATGGTCACCTTCGAGGACCAGTCGACCGCCGATCCGTCGGACACGATCATCGCCTGGAGCTGGGACTTCGCGGGCTGGGGCACGTCGACGCTCCAGAACCCGGCCCCGGTCGCGATCAACCAGGCGGGCATCTGGACCATCCGCCTCACGATCACGACGGCCTCGGGCCAGGTGGACACCACGAGCCTCGACGTCGTGATCGACTGACCCGGCCGCGGAGCATCCGATCGATTGCGGGGGGTCCGCCCTTTACTCCGCGCCTCGATCGGTCGATGTTTGGGACATGGACCGCCGTCCCGACCGCAGCTCCGCCCGAATCGAGGCTATATCCACCCGTCCTGGCGCGGGCTGGATCCTTTCGGCCGGATCGGCCTGTCTGCTCGTGCTCAGCCTCGTCCTCCCTGCGACTTCTTCGCTCGCGGGCAGCCACGATGACCGCGCCGATGGGCACGGGCACGGCCATCGGACCCATTCTCCGCGCAGCGGCCCCGCGCGGGGCGTGTCGGCGCCGAACGTGCGCTTCGAGATCTTCTACGACTACCTCGAGCAGGACTCGACGGACACGTACAACGGCGCCGGGCCGAGCACGCTCTCGATCGACGAGCACGACGGGCACGGCTCCCGTTCGGCGCTCACCGGCATCTTTCCGATCTGGGGACCGATCGGCGCGCGCGCCCAGCTGCGTGGCGCCTACGGTCACCGCCAGCGGAGCCTCGATGGCCTCGCTCGGGGCAACAACGAGATCTCCGCGAGCGGCGCCGGGCTCGAGCTCTTCGTCCGGGACCCGGAACGCGGCGCCCTATCCGCGGGCGGCGGCTGGGACAGGCTGGCGCGGGACGGACCGATCGACGCCGAGGAATACCGCGGTCACGTGACCGCGCAGGTCTTCTTCCCGGATCTCGGGACCGGACCGGTCGACTGGAATCTCCACTTCGGCTTCACCCATCGCGAGGTCGACGACGTGCCCGGGACCGCCGACGTCGACGCCGACCGCTATCTCGTTCGCGCGCAGAGCGGCTGGTACGCGAGCGAGAACGTCCAGATCCTCCTGGGCGTCCAGTGGGATCGCGCCGAGGAGGAGTTCTCGAGCGAAGAGGACACCGAGGCGATCTTCGAGGCGCGCTGGTTCGTGCCCGTGCCGGTGATCCCGGTCGAGCTCCGGGTCGGCGGTTCCGCCGGCGTCTCCGAGTACAAGCGCCCGCCCTTCCGCGCGGACCGGCGCCCGATCTACGGCGCGAGCGTCGGCCTCGTCTTCCGCTTCGGCGCGGGCGAGACCCTGATCGACACCCAGCGCCGCTACGACTGATCGGGTCTCCGACGTCTCGCGTCCTTCTCGCGAGTGCGGCGCCTTCGACGACTCGCGCGCCTTGACCGCCACGCGGGACTCGTCCACGCTTCGCGACGGTCGGACGCGCCCGGCCTTTCCGTCCGATGCCGGGGAACGCCTTGCTGCTCGAGCGCCGCTACCTGCCTCTCTTCCTCGTGACGTTCACGCTCGCCGTCGGCTATGCGTTCATCTATTCGCTGACCGCCGTGATCCGAAGCCGCTTCGGGATCAGCGAGACGGGGATCGGTTGGATCGGCGGGATCGGCTTCGCGGCAGGCTTCCTCTCGATGGTGAGCCTCTCGCGCTACGCCGACCGCGGGCACACCCGGGCCATGTTGCGCGCGGGCGTCGGCCTCGTCCTGCTCGGGAACGTGGGGATGATCTTCGCGTCGGACCTGGCGGGCTTCCTCGCTTCGCGGACGCTCCTCGGACTCGGGGGCGGGCTCTTCACACCGGCCGTCCGGCGGCTGGTGGTTCTCTCCGACCCGGAGCGCGCGGGCGAACGTCTCGGCGCCATGGCGGCCTTCGACATGGCGGGCTTTCTCGCCGGTCCGGTCCTCGCGACCTTCTTCTACGAGCTCGGGGGCCTGCGCGCGGCGTTCGCGTCGCTGGCCGGTCTCGCCTTCCTCGTCTCGATTCCGGTCCTGCGCTTCCGCTTCGAGGAGGCGCCGCAGGTGCTCGGAGACGCGTCCCGCGAGCGACCGATTCGTGACCTTCTCGCACTCGGGCCCGTGCGGGGCGTGGTGCTCTGCACGATCGCCTTCTACACCACCGTCGGTGTCTTCGAGGCGATCTGGTCGATCTTCCTCGACGATCTGGGCGCGAGCCAGCGATACATCGCGCTGACGCTCACGCTCTTCGCGATCCCGATGCTCTTCGTGCCGATCTACGGCGGGCGCCTCGCGCAGCGGCAGGGGCCCCTCCGCGTCGCCGCCTGGAGCGTCGGCGCGGCGATCCCGTTCATGGCCCTCTACGGCGGGCTCACGGATCTGGCGGCGCTCGGCGTGCTCTGCGTCGTCCACGCGATCGCGGACTCGTTCACGATGCCGAGCCTCCAGCTCGGGATCGCGCAGGCCGCACCGCGTCGCCACCTCGCGTCCGGGCAGGGGCTCGTCGGCGCGACCGGGCAGGCGGTCGCGGCGGTCACCGCGATCGGGTCCGGGACCGTCTACCAGTTCCAGGGTGCGACCGCGCTCTTCACCGGGAGCGCCGCGATCATGCTCGTGCTGCTCGTCGCCGGGCTCTGGCAGGGACGGACGTTGATGGCGCCGTCCTCGGCAGAGCCCGCGTGAATCCGGTCTAGCCCTCGAACTGGATCGCGCCGTCCTCGAGCGGGGCGTTCCGGATCATCTTCTTGTCGAGGGTGTAGTTCTGGGTGTTCCGCCAGGGACCGCGATCACTCTGCTTCGGGAACAGGTGCATCATGCGCTTCATGTAGCCCGGGTTGAAGTCGTCGATCCAGTCGAGAGCGGGCATGCCCTCGTCTTCGGGGCGGAGCCGCGGGACGGCGATGGACTTGCCGGTCGCGGCCATGTGGTTGAGCACGCGGCAGGCGTACTCGCTCGTGATGTCCGCGCGAAGCGTCCAGGAGGCGTTGATGTAGCCGAAGGTCTGGATCAGGTTCGGCACGTCGGAGTACATCATGCCCTTGTAGCTGAACGTGTCCGGGAACGAGATCGGCGCGCCGTCCTTCGAGAACTCGACGCCGCCGAGGACCTTGAGCTCGAGACCGGTCGCGGTGACGATGATGTCGGCCTCGACCTTCTCGCCGGATTCCATCTCGATCCCGTTCTCGGTGAAGCGACTGATGTGGTCGGTCACGACCGAGACCCGACCCTCGCGGATGCCTTCGTAGAGGTCTCCGTTCGGGATCAGGCAGAGGCGCTGGTCCCACGGGTTGTAGTCGGGGGTGAAGTGCTTCTCGACGTCGTAGTCCGGCCCGAGCTCTTCGCGGACCATGCCGAGGAGGCGCTCCTTGACCCTCTCGGGCTTCGTGCGCGTCCGGTTGTAGAGGAAGCGCTGGAGCTGGACGTTCTTGAAGCGGGTGATCGCGTAGGCCCACTTGTTCGGCAGGAACTTCCGGAGCCAGTTCGCGATCGCGTCGCGGTCCGGGCGGGACACGACGTAGGTCGGCGAACGCTGGACCATCGTCACATGGGCCGCGTCGTCCGCCATGTTCGGGACGATCGTCATGGCGGTTGCCCCGCTGCCGATCACGGCGACGCGCTTGTCCGTGTAGTCGAGATCCTCCGGCCAGAACTGCGGATCGACGATCTGGCCCGCGAACGTGTCCTGACCCTCGAAGTCGGGTCGGTAGCCGCGCTCGTAGTCGTAGTAGCCGGCGCACATGAAGAGGAAGTTGCAGGAGAGCTGGACCGTCTCGTCGCCGCCCACCAGGACGTCGAGGGTCCACTTCTTCTCCGCGGTCGACCACGCGGCGGCCTGCAGGCTGTGGCGGAAGCGGATGTGCTGGCGGACGTCGAACTCGTCGGCGGCCTCGTTCACGTACTCGCGAATCGCGGGGCCGTCGGCGATCGACTTCTCGGCGACCCAGGGCTTGAAGCTGAAGCCGAGGGTGTGCATGTCGCTGTCCGAGCGGATGCCGGGGTAGCGGAACAGGTCCCAGGTACCGCCGATGGCGTCGCGGCCTTCGAGGAGGGTGAACGTGCGCTCGGGGCACTTCTCCTGGAGGTGGCAGGCGGCGTCGATACCGGACAGGCCGGCGCCGACGATGACGACGTCGAAATGATCCATGGGGTGGGGTCTCCGGCGCGGGCCGCGGGCGGGGCCTCGACGCGGGCGAGAGGGTACCGAAAGGCCAGGCCTACGGTCGGACGCCGGGTTCCGTTCGCCGGGGGCATCGCTGCGCTGTAAGCTCGCGCCGCGCTCGTCCTTCCGACGCGCGGGAACGAGCCGGAAAGGCCCGCATGTCCTCGCCCCTCGACAAGTTTCGCCTCGACGGAAAGACGATCGCCGTGACCGGCGCCTCGTCCGGCTTCGGCTCCCACTTCGCCGGCGTGCTCGCGGAGGCGGGTGCCCGGGTCGTGCTGGGCGCCCGGCGCCTCGAGAAGATCGAGGCCCGCGTGGAGGAGATCCGCGAGGGCGGCGGGGAGGCCCACGGTCTGACGCTCGACGTGAACGACCGCGCGAGTCTCGAAGGCTTCCTCGACGCGGCCTGGGACCTGGGCGGCCGCCTCGACGTGCTGATCCAGAACGCCGGCGTCGAGGCCGGGGCGAAGACCTTCGAGACGATCGACGACGACGACTGGGATCGCGTCCTCGACACGAACCTGAAGAGCGCCTGGCGCGGGGCGCAGCGCTACGTCGAGCGCGTCCGGACCCGCGAGCAGGGGGGAGGCAACATCGTCAACGTCGGCTCGATCACCGCCTTCCGCACGATCAAGGGACAGTTTCCGTATGCCGTCTCGAAGGCGGGTCTCCACAAGGCGACCGAGGTGCTCGCCCTCGAAGCCGCGCGCTACGGCGTACGCGTGAACACGCTCGCGCCAGGCTACGTCCTGACCGACGTGAGTCGGCTCCTCCTCGAGGGGCCGACGGCCGACGACTTCGTCAAGGGGATCCCGCAGCGTCGCTACGGCGAGTTCGAGGACCTCGACGGGCCGCTGCTGCTGCTCGCGTCCGACGCGTCCGCCTACATGACGGGGTCGACCGTCGTCGTCGACGGCGGGCACGTCGTGTCTTCGCTCTAGGCGGAGCCCCGTCTAGCGATTCACTTCGACGATCGCCTTCATCATGTCGGCGAGGTCGTTCGCGACCGAGGGCTTGGCGTCCATCCGCGCGATCCACTCGCCGAGGTTCGTGAGGTCGGGCGAGGGCGCCGCGCCGAGGGTCGAAGCGAAGAGCGTCGCCAGCCGATAGGTCACGTCCGCCGGATTGAATCGGTCCGCCGCGATCCACTCGCGTCCCTTCAGCTGCGCGTCGAGCGCGGTGTACTGCTCGGCGAGCGCGCGCTTCGCTTCCTCGATCTCGTCGGCCTCCCCTGCGCCATAGAAGACGTTCGCGATCAGCGTCCATACGTGCGGAAAGAACACCTCGTCCGCATGCAGCTCCGCCATCCGCACTAGAGCCCGCTCTCCGGGATCCTCCGGAAAGAGCCGCGGCTCGGGCCACTTCTCGTCCAGGTACTCGACGATCACCGTCGAGTCCCAGAGCGCGACGTCGCCGTCGACGAAGACGGGGACCTGCGCCTTCGGGTTCAGCTCGAGCACCCTCGGATGCTTCGGCTCGTAGCCCTGCTTTCCGAACGGGACTTCGACGCGTTCGTAGTCGATGGCCTTCTCTGCGAGGGCGATGCGGACCTTGGCCGTGAAGAGCGAGAGGGGACCGGAATAGAGGGTGGGCATGGCGACCTCCGGGGTTTGGGCGCAATCGGGAGCATCGAGCAGGCGTCGGGCGCCCGGAAGGGCCAATTGCCGGACGATGTCGGGCACCAATCTCGTGGAAGGCGGGAGGACGGGCGCGCGATGCCGGCGCGATGCCGATCCGTGTTCGTATCACGGTCGAACTAACAGACTTTATCGGGGAGAGCGTCGATTTTTCGTTGACAGGATCGGGATCGACGATAAATTGCGCCGCCACTCCAGACGAGGTACGAGCCATGTTGGTCTCGCGAACAGGATGGAATCAGATGCGACGGCAGATGCAGACGGTGTGTCGAGCGGCGTTGGCTTCGAACGGCGGCGAATTCGCCGGGTTCGAGAGCCATATCGGCTCACTCCGCTTCGGCCTGGCTGATTCGGAATCCGACCTCGTCTCGCTCGCGCCCTAGCAAGAGCGCTTCGAGCGAGATCGGCTAGGACGGACTTCGTCTGACGAGGTTCGCCGCGGGGATTCCCTTCCTCGCCCGAGCGCCTGGCTCTGAGGCGTCGCGACGTCGCGTCGCGCCCATGGACGACCGCGTCAGCGAATCGACCCGCGGACGCCGTGCGGGATCGTTGCGCCCGGGAAGGGATTCCTGCGCGCACGGACCGCGAACGACGATGGCGGATCTGGTTCAACGGGAGAACGCCGGAATGTGACTCCGGAGATGTCGGGTTCGATTCCCACGGTTCGCACCACTTTCACGGATGAACTCGCAGATAGAGGAGAGATCCGAAAACGAGCATCGCGAATGCGATCGGTCACCAGCGGAGTCGGTTCTGTATGCCGACCCGGGGCGAGGGAGTTCGTTCTCCCCGCGTCTACCGGGGCCCCTCGCGCGCGACGCACCAGCGTGGATAGCTCAGCAGGTGAGAGCAACGGACGCAGAATCCGTAGGCCGCAGGTTCGATTCCTGCTCCATTCGCTTCTTTACCCGAAGCACCCCTGGTTGGTCCGAGAGGATCGGGGTTCGACTCCCCACAGCCGGCCGGGCATCCGGCCCCAACAGAAGCGCGAGGCCCTCTCGCCCTTCGAGACGTCGACGACGCGCCCCGGCACGTCCGAGACGAATCGATCGGCAGCGCGGAGGACGCCCTGAGCGCTGGCCCCTGTGGCGCGCCCGGAGTGTGGACGAAGGGCCGCCGCGATCGACTTCGCCCTTGCGGCGACGTGTCTCCCGACCCGTCGCCGCGAGAACGCGCGGGTCGACTCGCCGCGACTGCGGGAGAGATGTTCCCGGTGCGCGCAAGCCAGCGACCGCCCCTCCACGTGGAGGGCCTCGCCGAGGGTTCCCGGGACGCGAACTTCGCGCCCGGAACGAACGAGAGAGAAGGAACGGAGGTAGACGACATGTGGATGATCAAGACCGTCGCCGTCGCCGAGCACGAGCGAGCGCTCCTGTTCCGCGATGGTCGCTTCGAACGGGTCCTGGGCCCGGGCCGACACCGCGTCGTGTCGATCCGCCCGAGCGCGCGGATTCGCGTCGACGAGTTCGACCTGACCGATCTGGTCTTCGTGCACCCGCTCGCGGACTTCCTCGTGAACACGTACCCGAAGCTTCGGGAGGACGTGTTCGAGGTCGTCGAGACCGGGGACGCCGAAGTCGCGGTCGTGCGAGCCGATGGCCAGGTCCACGAAGTCGTGGCGCCGGCCTCTCGCCGGATCTTCTGGCGCGGTGCGTACCGGGTCGACGTCGAGCGCTTCGACATCGCCGAGACCTTCGAGGTCGTGGGCGACGTGGCGAGCCTGATCCGTCAGCTCGCGCTCGTCGACCGTACGGCCCTCGCCGCAGCGATCAGCTTCGACGAGGTCCCGGAAGGCGAGGTCGGCCTGCTCTTCGTCGACGGTCAGCTCGACCGGGTCCTGGATCCGGGTCCGCACGCGTTCTGGAAGTTCAACCGGACGCTGCGGGTCTTCCGGGTTCCGACGCGGCTCCAGACCGTCGAGGTCACTGGTCAGGAGATCCTGTCGAAGGACAAGGTCTCCCTGCGGCTGAACCTGACCGCGAGCTACCGGGTTCGCGATCCGGTCGAGGCCTACCGGGCGACCACGAACTACGGCGACTTTCTCTACAAGGAGCTGCAGTTCGGTCTGCGCGAGGTGGTCGGAGGGCGAACGCTCGACGAGATCCTCGCCGAAAAGGAAGTGCTCAACGAGGCCATCGAGGCGCGCGTCCGCGACCGCGTCGTGGACTACGGACTCGATCTCGTGAGCATCGGTGTGAAGGACATCGTCCTCCCCGGTGAGATGAAGGCCATCCTGAATCAGGTGGTCGAAGCGGAGAAGGTCGCCCAGGCGAACCTGATCCGACGCCGGGAGGAGACCGCGGCGACGCGGTCGCTCCACAACACCGCCCGGATGCTGGAACAGAGCCCGCTCCTGGTTCGGCTCAAGGAGCTCGAGGCGCTCGAGAAGGTCACCGAGCGGGTGGGTTCGCTCACCGTTCTGGGTGGTCTCGAGGGCGTGCTCGACGGACTCGTGAAGATCCGGAAGGACGAGTGACGCAGGTCGTTCTCCTTCCTCGGAATCGGGATCGATCGCGGGTCCACCGGACGGCCCGGTCCTGCTTCGTGCAGGGCCGGGCCCATTCGGGGCGCAGTCCACGCGCCCCGGAACGAACGATCGATTCGCGCGGAACGTGATCCCGCGCTGGAACGGATGAACACGTGGCCACTCGAGCCCGGGTCGCGGCGCCGCGACCTCCGCAGGAGGTCCCGCTCCGCGTACAGAAGCATTTGCGTCGTCTCGGCCTGTACACCGGTGAGGACTACCTCCGCTGGTGCATGCGCCGGGGGTTCGCGGCGTCCTATCGAAAGACCTGGGATGCGCTCGAAGAGGAGTGGTCCGCGCACGGTCGCGAGATCGCGCAGGCACAGTCTCGTCTCAAGGTCGATCGGGATCCGGCGAAGCTGATCGCACGTGTGTGCGAAGGAAAGCTCCGGCCGCGGGACATCGCGCGGCCCCGCTGGCGCGCGCTCGCGGAGCGGATCGATGCCCAGCCGATGACCGCGCGGCAGACCCGCGCCCTCCGTCGGCTCGTGGAAGTCGTTCTGAAGCGCGGTCGACTCCTCCTCGCGGAGGGGGAGGTCGGTGGCGATCGACTTCCGTATCTCGACGCGCTGATCGTGCTGGCGCAGAACCACCGGCACTGGGTTCGGAAGCCCGTCGACTGGCACCCGCGCACGCACAACGCCGAACGTCAGCTCGCTTCGCTGATCCGCCATCTGATTGCGAGGTATCCGGTGCCCGCGTTCATGGACGCCGCCTGGCTTCGGTCCGGCGAAACGGCGCTTGCGTATCGACGGTGGTACCGCGCGATCGGTCGCGGAGAGAATCTGCGTCACCAGGAAGGGCCGATCCCCTGGACGAACCGGATCGTGCACTGGTTCCTGAAGGCGCCGGCGCATCTCTCCATCGAGGCGGCCATTCGCTGGGGACAGGTCCGCGCCGAAGGCGGGAACGAAGCGCTGGCCCGCGCGATCGTCGCGTCCAGGATCGGCCGGAACTTCGAACACGACGCCTTCTGGGTCACGGTGATCCGATTCCTCGTCCTTCACGACTGGATCCTCCCTCGCGCCGTCGGTCCCATCATCGACTATCTGCACCACCAGAGGTTCGTCGTCGTCGAGGCCTTCGAGGCGCCCGGCGTGCGAGCCCCCGCGCGCCCCGCGCAGCCCAACCTGACGATGCGAGGCCGGTCTCCCTTCGCACTCCTGCGGGAGGTCGAGCGGTGGCACCGCGACCTGGCCAGGACGCCGACGCGTGGACCGATCTCCTGGCCCGGTTCGGGCATCCGCGAGTTCTCCCAGGAAACGGGCATCAAGGGACGCACGCTCCAGGTCTGGCTCATCCGCGAGCTCCGCTCCGCCGCGGCGCTCCACGCCGAGGGCGCACGCATGCGCCACTGCGTCGCGACCTACGTTCCTGAGTGCCGCGACGGCGACTGCTCCATCTGGACGATGGAGCGCCACTCCTTCGAAGGCATCGACGCCCGGGTGACGATCGAAGTCAACCGTGAGGGCGAGATCGTCGAAGTGCGCGGCAAGGCGAACCGTGAGCCGTCCGAGCGGGAGCTCGAGGTGATCCGCTCGTGGGCCGCGCGCGAGCGGCTTCAGCTCGCGCCCATCATCGGCTGAGCCGCTTCGCCGATCGATCGCGACCCCAGGCGGTGAGCCCGGCTCCGCGTCGGAACCGGGAGGCAGAGCGTCGGGTACCGGACGACCACCCGAGTCGCCTGGTCGGGACTTCCGCAGCGAACCCAGCTCGGTCGCCATGCCGCAATAGAAGCCGCCTGGTCGCGACGTCTGCGACGAACCCAGCAGAATGCGGATATCGCAAAAATGGTCGGGGCGACTGGATTTGAACCAGCGACCTCTTCGTCCCGAACGAAGCGCGCTACCAAACTGCGCCACGCCCCGACCGAGCGCCGGAGTATACGGGCTCCGACGCGGCCCTCAAGCGCAAAAGAGCGGCTTTTCGGGCCTGAAACGGCGCTCAGGGGCGTTTCACCGGTGGGCCGCCGGGCCCGTCCGCGCGCCCGCTCGGACGCTACTGGACGGCGGCCTGGGCCTTCTTCCGGAGGTCGTCGATCGCCTTCTTGCGGTCGTCCTCGATGAAGACCGAGGTCCCGGCGACGAAGCTGTTGGCGCCGGCGGCGGCGGCGCTCGCGATGTTGCTGGCCTTCACGCCGCCGTCGACCTGGAGGTCGATCTCGAGCCCACGCGATTCGATCCAGCCGCGGATCTTCTCGATCTTTGGCAGCATCGCTTCGATGAACGACTGACCGCCGAAGCCCGGGTTCACGGTCATCACCAGGATCTGGTCCGCCTCGTCGAGGCAGTACTCGACGGCTTCGGCCGGGGTCGACGGGTTGAGCACGGCGCAGGATCGGACGGGCGAGGTCCGCTCGCCGTCCTTCATGCGCGCTTCGCCGATCCGGCGGATCTGGCCGAGGGTGCCGTGGAGGTGGGGGCAGGCTTCGGCGTGGACGCCCAGGATGTCGGCGCCTGCGTCGATGTAGTGCTCGAGATAGGTCTCGGGGGACTCGATCATCAGGTGGACGTCGAGGGGCGACTTCGCAGCGCCCTTGATCGCCTCGACGACCGGCGGGCCGATCGTCAGGTTCGGCACGAAGTGGCCGTCCATCACGTCGACGTGGACGAGCTCGGCGCTCTCGATCGTGGCGAGCTCCTTGGCCATGTTGACGAAGTCGGCGGCCAGGATGGACGGCGAGATCTTGATGTCTTTGCGGGTGCTCAAGGGCGTCTCCGTCAGTCTTCCTTGCGCGGGTTTCGGATCAGTCGGACGGCGAAGAAGCCGTCCATGTCCCGGGTTCCGTCGAGGTCGGGGCGATTCGGCATGTGGGGGAGGACGCGGAAGAAGCCGTCCTCGTCGATCAGCTCACGGAGGGCTTCGGGCGCCTCGTCGCGGCCCGCGATCCGCCAGTTCGCGCGGGTCGCCATGAAGCCCCGGATCACCGCCTCGTTCTCTTCCGGGGTGACCGTGCACGTAGAGTAGACGAGGCTCCCGCCCGGCCTCAATACGGCCGCCGCCGCTTCGAGGATCTCGCGCTGGACCCGGGCCAGGTCTTCGAGGTCCTCGGGGCGCAGACGCCAACGGGCGTCCGGGTTGCGGCGCATCGAGCCGAGCCCCGAGCAGGGCGCGTCGATCAGGATCTTGTCGAAGGGCCCACCCTCGGAAGCGAGCTCCTCCATCGGCTTCGTCGCGTCGCGCTCGAGGGTCGCCACGCCGCCCACGCCGAGCCGGCGGATCCCGCGACCGACCAGGCGCAGCCTGCGCGCGTGGCGATCGAGGGCGAGGACGTGGCCGTCGCCGTCCAGGCGCTCGGCGATCGCCGCGCTCTTGGTTCCGGGCGCCGCGCACGTGTCGAGGACGCGATCGCCGGGCTGCGGATCGAGCAGCTCGACGACGAGCTGGGAGGCCTCGTCCTGGGGGCTCACCCGCCCCGCGACGAAGGCGGGGTCCTGGCCGACGTCGCCGCGACGACCCAGGACGATCGCGTCCGGCGAGTATCGTCCTGGGCGCGCGTCGGGGTGGCGTTCGCGCAGGTCGGCGAGGGCTTCCGCGCGGGGGGTCTTCGTGCGGTTCACGCGAACCGTGACCGGCGCCGGCTCGTTCATCGCGACCGCGAGCTTCGCCGCGTCCTCCGCGCCGTATTGCTCGAGCCAACGTTCCGCGAGCCACTCGGGCAGGGAGCAGGCGTGGACGAGATGGCCCATCGGGTCGGCCTCGAGGTCCGGGAACGCGTAGCCCTCGCCCTCGCGCGCCAGGCGTCGTAGCACCGCGTTCACGAAGCCCGTCGCGCGCTCGAGGCCCATCGCGCGCACGCAGCGCACGGCTTCGTCGACGGCGGCGTTCGCCGGAATCCGATCCGAGAAGAAGAGTTGGTAGGCGCCGACGCGCAGCGCGCTGATCACGAGGGGCTCGAGCTTCGCGAGGTCCCGGTCGAGGGCCTGCTGGATCAGGTAGTCGAGACGCCCGCGCCAGCGGAGGGTGCCGTAGACGAGCTCGGTGGCGAGGCCGCGATCCGCCGCGGGCATGCGGCTCTGGACGAGGGCGTGATGGAGCGCGAGGTCCGCGTAGGCCCCTGCGCGCTGGACGCGTTCGACGACGCGGATCGCGATGAGTCGCGGCGCGGTCGGGCCCGCGGTCTTCTTCGGCGCGTCCTTCT
Proteins encoded:
- the rpe gene encoding ribulose-phosphate 3-epimerase — translated: MSTRKDIKISPSILAADFVNMAKELATIESAELVHVDVMDGHFVPNLTIGPPVVEAIKGAAKSPLDVHLMIESPETYLEHYIDAGADILGVHAEACPHLHGTLGQIRRIGEARMKDGERTSPVRSCAVLNPSTPAEAVEYCLDEADQILVMTVNPGFGGQSFIEAMLPKIEKIRGWIESRGLEIDLQVDGGVKASNIASAAAAGANSFVAGTSVFIEDDRKKAIDDLRKKAQAAVQ
- a CDS encoding PcfJ domain-containing protein, which codes for MATRARVAAPRPPQEVPLRVQKHLRRLGLYTGEDYLRWCMRRGFAASYRKTWDALEEEWSAHGREIAQAQSRLKVDRDPAKLIARVCEGKLRPRDIARPRWRALAERIDAQPMTARQTRALRRLVEVVLKRGRLLLAEGEVGGDRLPYLDALIVLAQNHRHWVRKPVDWHPRTHNAERQLASLIRHLIARYPVPAFMDAAWLRSGETALAYRRWYRAIGRGENLRHQEGPIPWTNRIVHWFLKAPAHLSIEAAIRWGQVRAEGGNEALARAIVASRIGRNFEHDAFWVTVIRFLVLHDWILPRAVGPIIDYLHHQRFVVVEAFEAPGVRAPARPAQPNLTMRGRSPFALLREVERWHRDLARTPTRGPISWPGSGIREFSQETGIKGRTLQVWLIRELRSAAALHAEGARMRHCVATYVPECRDGDCSIWTMERHSFEGIDARVTIEVNREGEIVEVRGKANREPSERELEVIRSWAARERLQLAPIIG
- a CDS encoding SDR family oxidoreductase, with product MSSPLDKFRLDGKTIAVTGASSGFGSHFAGVLAEAGARVVLGARRLEKIEARVEEIREGGGEAHGLTLDVNDRASLEGFLDAAWDLGGRLDVLIQNAGVEAGAKTFETIDDDDWDRVLDTNLKSAWRGAQRYVERVRTREQGGGNIVNVGSITAFRTIKGQFPYAVSKAGLHKATEVLALEAARYGVRVNTLAPGYVLTDVSRLLLEGPTADDFVKGIPQRRYGEFEDLDGPLLLLASDASAYMTGSTVVVDGGHVVSSL
- a CDS encoding glutathione S-transferase family protein, which codes for MPTLYSGPLSLFTAKVRIALAEKAIDYERVEVPFGKQGYEPKHPRVLELNPKAQVPVFVDGDVALWDSTVIVEYLDEKWPEPRLFPEDPGERALVRMAELHADEVFFPHVWTLIANVFYGAGEADEIEEAKRALAEQYTALDAQLKGREWIAADRFNPADVTYRLATLFASTLGAAPSPDLTNLGEWIARMDAKPSVANDLADMMKAIVEVNR
- a CDS encoding NAD(P)/FAD-dependent oxidoreductase, producing MDHFDVVIVGAGLSGIDAACHLQEKCPERTFTLLEGRDAIGGTWDLFRYPGIRSDSDMHTLGFSFKPWVAEKSIADGPAIREYVNEAADEFDVRQHIRFRHSLQAAAWSTAEKKWTLDVLVGGDETVQLSCNFLFMCAGYYDYERGYRPDFEGQDTFAGQIVDPQFWPEDLDYTDKRVAVIGSGATAMTIVPNMADDAAHVTMVQRSPTYVVSRPDRDAIANWLRKFLPNKWAYAITRFKNVQLQRFLYNRTRTKPERVKERLLGMVREELGPDYDVEKHFTPDYNPWDQRLCLIPNGDLYEGIREGRVSVVTDHISRFTENGIEMESGEKVEADIIVTATGLELKVLGGVEFSKDGAPISFPDTFSYKGMMYSDVPNLIQTFGYINASWTLRADITSEYACRVLNHMAATGKSIAVPRLRPEDEGMPALDWIDDFNPGYMKRMMHLFPKQSDRGPWRNTQNYTLDKKMIRNAPLEDGAIQFEG
- a CDS encoding slipin family protein, which codes for MRASQRPPLHVEGLAEGSRDANFAPGTNEREGTEVDDMWMIKTVAVAEHERALLFRDGRFERVLGPGRHRVVSIRPSARIRVDEFDLTDLVFVHPLADFLVNTYPKLREDVFEVVETGDAEVAVVRADGQVHEVVAPASRRIFWRGAYRVDVERFDIAETFEVVGDVASLIRQLALVDRTALAAAISFDEVPEGEVGLLFVDGQLDRVLDPGPHAFWKFNRTLRVFRVPTRLQTVEVTGQEILSKDKVSLRLNLTASYRVRDPVEAYRATTNYGDFLYKELQFGLREVVGGRTLDEILAEKEVLNEAIEARVRDRVVDYGLDLVSIGVKDIVLPGEMKAILNQVVEAEKVAQANLIRRREETAATRSLHNTARMLEQSPLLVRLKELEALEKVTERVGSLTVLGGLEGVLDGLVKIRKDE
- a CDS encoding MFS transporter gives rise to the protein MLLERRYLPLFLVTFTLAVGYAFIYSLTAVIRSRFGISETGIGWIGGIGFAAGFLSMVSLSRYADRGHTRAMLRAGVGLVLLGNVGMIFASDLAGFLASRTLLGLGGGLFTPAVRRLVVLSDPERAGERLGAMAAFDMAGFLAGPVLATFFYELGGLRAAFASLAGLAFLVSIPVLRFRFEEAPQVLGDASRERPIRDLLALGPVRGVVLCTIAFYTTVGVFEAIWSIFLDDLGASQRYIALTLTLFAIPMLFVPIYGGRLAQRQGPLRVAAWSVGAAIPFMALYGGLTDLAALGVLCVVHAIADSFTMPSLQLGIAQAAPRRHLASGQGLVGATGQAVAAVTAIGSGTVYQFQGATALFTGSAAIMLVLLVAGLWQGRTLMAPSSAEPA